In the genome of Bradyrhizobium arachidis, one region contains:
- a CDS encoding penicillin-binding protein activator yields MLGPRDPKSPVEGPRMSGATRRGALGLLLGAPLLSACAGVQQSLSQFSNPFSSSSPPPAQPAGPPQQATTAGTGGVKVAVILPLSAAGNAGLAAQSMRNAAEMALAEFQNPNIQLLIKDDNGTPQGAQAGAQQAVEEGAEIILGPLFAQSVPAVAQVARTRNISVIAFSTDSSIAGRGVYLLSFLPESDVNRIIEYSASIGKRSVAVLVPDNAYGNVVEAAVKAAVPRRGGRVVAFERYGADRATPARTVAQQLGSADALFIADDGDAVVAVADAMTAAGANLRNIQLLGTGLWDNPRVYASQNLQGGLYAAPDPAGFRAFSGRYRTKYGAEPIRTATLAYDAVALVAALARTQGTTRFSADVLTNPSGFAGIDGLFRFRADGTNERGLAVMKVTTGGGVAVAGSPKSFGA; encoded by the coding sequence ATGCTGGGCCCGCGTGATCCGAAATCTCCCGTTGAGGGGCCCCGAATGTCCGGGGCGACCCGGCGGGGTGCGCTCGGCCTGTTGCTCGGCGCCCCCCTGCTCTCGGCCTGCGCCGGCGTGCAGCAAAGCCTCAGCCAGTTCTCAAATCCCTTCAGCAGCTCCTCTCCGCCGCCGGCCCAGCCGGCCGGACCGCCGCAACAGGCGACCACCGCTGGCACCGGCGGGGTCAAGGTAGCCGTGATCCTGCCGCTCTCGGCCGCCGGCAATGCCGGCCTTGCCGCTCAGTCGATGCGCAATGCCGCCGAGATGGCGCTGGCGGAGTTCCAGAACCCGAACATCCAGCTGCTGATCAAGGACGACAATGGCACCCCGCAGGGCGCGCAGGCCGGCGCGCAGCAGGCGGTCGAGGAAGGTGCCGAGATCATTTTGGGGCCGCTGTTCGCGCAGTCGGTGCCGGCGGTGGCGCAGGTCGCGCGCACGCGCAACATCTCGGTGATCGCGTTCTCGACCGATTCCAGCATCGCCGGCCGCGGTGTGTATCTGCTGAGCTTCCTCCCCGAGTCCGACGTCAACCGCATCATTGAATACTCCGCCAGCATCGGGAAGCGCTCGGTCGCCGTACTCGTGCCCGACAATGCCTATGGCAATGTCGTCGAGGCCGCGGTGAAGGCGGCGGTGCCGCGGCGCGGCGGACGCGTCGTCGCATTCGAAAGATATGGTGCGGATCGCGCCACGCCGGCGCGCACGGTCGCACAGCAGCTCGGCAGCGCCGATGCGCTGTTCATTGCCGATGACGGCGATGCCGTCGTCGCGGTGGCCGATGCGATGACCGCGGCCGGGGCGAATTTGCGCAACATCCAGCTGCTCGGCACCGGCCTGTGGGACAATCCGCGCGTCTATGCCAGCCAAAACTTGCAAGGTGGCCTCTACGCTGCGCCGGATCCGGCCGGTTTTCGCGCGTTCTCCGGCCGCTATCGCACCAAATATGGCGCCGAGCCGATCCGCACCGCGACGCTGGCCTATGACGCCGTCGCCCTCGTCGCCGCGCTCGCGCGCACGCAGGGCACCACGCGCTTCTCGGCGGACGTGCTCACCAATCCCTCGGGCTTTGCCGGCATCGACGGCCTGTTCCGCTTCCGCGCGGATGGCACCAATGAGCGCGGACTTGCGGTGATGAAGGTGACGACTGGCGGCGGCGTGGCGGTTGCGGGCTCGCCGAAGAGCTTTGGGGCGTAG
- the rsmI gene encoding 16S rRNA (cytidine(1402)-2'-O)-methyltransferase: MRAKPAPINTPEGPDAAPRGFSIDAHRLPAPKAAPGLYLVATPIGNLGDITLRALQTLAGVDVIACEDTRITRRLTERYDISAQLKQYHEHNAEAARPKILEALAAGGSVALVSDAGTPLISDPGFKLVREVCAAGHAVYALPGPSSVLAALSVAALPTDRFFFEGFLPAKSAARKSRLVELARIDATLVMFESGNRVQDTLAELAEIMGSREAAICRELTKLHEEISRATLAELARDAAGLETRGEFVLVIAPPAADAEVLTSDALDDLLREQLAAHSVKDAVAHAVALSGRPRREVYARALELAKDLRGGDGED, from the coding sequence ATGCGCGCAAAGCCGGCCCCGATAAATACGCCTGAAGGCCCAGACGCCGCTCCACGCGGTTTCTCCATCGACGCCCATCGGCTCCCGGCCCCGAAGGCGGCGCCGGGCCTGTATCTGGTCGCAACCCCCATCGGCAATCTTGGCGACATCACGCTGCGCGCGCTTCAGACCCTCGCCGGCGTCGACGTGATCGCCTGCGAGGACACCCGCATTACGCGCCGCCTGACCGAGCGCTACGATATCTCCGCCCAGCTCAAGCAATATCACGAGCACAACGCCGAGGCCGCGCGCCCAAAGATCCTGGAGGCGCTTGCCGCGGGCGGCTCGGTCGCGCTGGTGTCGGACGCCGGCACGCCGCTGATCTCCGACCCCGGCTTCAAGCTGGTGCGCGAGGTCTGCGCCGCCGGCCATGCGGTCTATGCGCTGCCCGGCCCGTCCTCGGTGCTGGCCGCGCTGTCGGTCGCCGCGCTGCCGACCGATCGTTTCTTCTTCGAGGGTTTCTTGCCGGCCAAATCAGCCGCGCGAAAATCGCGTCTGGTCGAGCTCGCCCGCATCGATGCGACCCTGGTGATGTTCGAGTCCGGCAATCGCGTGCAGGATACACTGGCCGAGCTCGCCGAGATCATGGGCAGCCGCGAGGCCGCGATCTGCCGCGAGCTGACCAAGCTGCACGAGGAGATTTCGCGCGCAACGCTAGCCGAGCTGGCGCGTGACGCCGCTGGGCTGGAGACGCGCGGCGAGTTCGTGCTGGTGATCGCTCCGCCGGCGGCCGACGCCGAGGTGCTGACATCGGATGCGCTGGACGATCTCCTGCGCGAGCAGCTGGCCGCGCACAGCGTCAAGGATGCGGTCGCGCATGCGGTCGCGCTCTCGGGCCGGCCGCGCCGCGAGGTCTATGCCCGCGCGCTCGAGCTCGCCAAGGACCTGCGGGGCGGCGATGGCGAGGACTAA
- a CDS encoding YraN family protein, giving the protein MARTKGDAEPKVASPERVAAFRTGISAESRAAAYLMAKGYRILAKRYRTPHGEIDLVARRRNLIAFIEVKARASLDDAAYAVTPRQQQRIIDAAQGWLVAHPEHAEFELRFDAMLIAPRSLPRHVLAAFDAST; this is encoded by the coding sequence ATGGCGAGGACTAAAGGCGATGCGGAACCGAAAGTCGCCTCGCCCGAGCGCGTCGCCGCGTTCCGCACCGGCATCTCGGCCGAGAGCCGCGCCGCCGCCTATCTCATGGCCAAGGGCTACCGCATCCTGGCAAAGCGCTATCGCACACCGCATGGCGAGATCGATCTCGTGGCGCGCCGCCGCAATTTGATCGCCTTCATCGAGGTCAAGGCCCGCGCCAGCCTCGATGACGCCGCTTATGCGGTGACCCCGCGCCAGCAGCAGCGCATCATCGACGCCGCGCAAGGCTGGCTCGTGGCGCATCCCGAGCATGCCGAATTCGAATTGCGATTCGACGCCATGCTGATTGCGCCGCGCTCACTTCCGCGCCATGTGTTGGCGGCATTCGACGCCTCGACCTGA
- the gshB gene encoding glutathione synthase: MKLNVAVQMDPIARINIKGDSTFALLLEAQKRGHGLSYYTPDKLSMVGDEIVAPVQLLTVRDEPGDHFTLGEPRREALNGFDVVLLRQDPPFDLAYITSTHFLERIHPKTLVVNDPASVRNAPEKLFVMNFPQLMPPTLISRDLDEINAFRDKHGAVVMKPLHGHGGAAVFRVMPQDMNFGSLFDMFSVTFKEPWVIQQFIPEVKHGDKRIILVNGEFAGAVNRVPATDDLRSNMVRGGAAKETELTPREREICATIGPALRERGLLFVGIDVINGNLTEINVTSPTGIRAIARLGGPDVAAKIWDTIEQKRKK, encoded by the coding sequence ATGAAACTCAACGTCGCCGTCCAGATGGACCCCATCGCCCGCATCAACATCAAGGGCGATTCGACCTTCGCGCTGCTGCTGGAGGCGCAGAAGCGCGGCCATGGCCTGTCCTATTACACCCCCGATAAGCTCTCGATGGTCGGCGACGAGATCGTGGCTCCGGTCCAGCTCCTGACCGTGCGCGACGAGCCCGGCGACCATTTCACCCTCGGCGAGCCCAGGCGCGAGGCGCTGAACGGCTTTGACGTGGTGCTGCTGCGCCAGGATCCGCCGTTCGACCTCGCTTACATCACCTCGACGCATTTCCTCGAGCGCATCCATCCGAAGACGCTGGTGGTCAACGACCCCGCCTCCGTGCGCAACGCGCCGGAAAAGCTGTTCGTGATGAACTTCCCGCAGCTGATGCCGCCGACTCTGATCTCGCGCGACTTGGACGAGATCAACGCGTTCCGCGACAAGCACGGGGCCGTCGTGATGAAGCCGCTGCACGGCCATGGCGGCGCGGCGGTGTTCCGCGTGATGCCGCAGGACATGAATTTCGGCTCGCTGTTCGACATGTTCTCGGTCACCTTCAAGGAGCCCTGGGTGATCCAGCAATTCATTCCCGAGGTGAAGCACGGCGACAAGCGCATCATCCTCGTCAATGGCGAGTTCGCCGGCGCGGTGAACCGCGTGCCGGCCACCGACGACCTCCGCTCCAACATGGTGCGCGGCGGCGCGGCCAAGGAGACCGAGCTCACGCCGCGCGAGCGCGAGATCTGCGCGACGATCGGTCCGGCGCTGCGCGAGCGCGGCTTGCTGTTCGTCGGCATCGACGTCATCAACGGCAATCTCACCGAGATCAACGTGACCTCGCCCACGGGCATCCGCGCCATCGCGCGGCTCGGCGGCCCTGATGTCGCGGCGAAGATCTGGGACACGATCGAGCAGAAGCGAAAGAAATAG
- a CDS encoding helix-turn-helix transcriptional regulator — protein MLEDIIAAPLARSGSSFQELLEILRPHGINAHSAPKPDGSFRWHADVAVGAGMDVVRAELSAGWDWRYSYGKSSGELAISLLNAGKAELLIAGKSVQRTSTDVAIVSLPNLQEQSVEAVDGRYSSVTLTLHTDVVTKALSATFGSAALDDLDLTPKLDLSTSAGQILFQLIRASTAGLRDGILARSPKASALLSEAAMQLILENVPHRLTDRLNRHPMDAPPRHVRRAVDYMRANLHLPLTIADIAGNVGISSRLLQSGFRRIHGTTPVAYLRRIRLEAIHDELSRPENLLPVSEVALKWGFTHMGRFAASYRAAFGLYPSETVRRARGFCG, from the coding sequence ATGCTCGAAGACATAATCGCTGCGCCCCTTGCCCGATCAGGATCGTCGTTTCAGGAGCTGCTCGAAATACTTCGGCCTCATGGGATCAACGCTCATTCCGCGCCGAAGCCCGACGGATCATTTCGTTGGCATGCGGATGTTGCAGTCGGCGCCGGCATGGACGTGGTGCGGGCGGAGCTGTCCGCAGGCTGGGACTGGCGCTATTCATACGGCAAATCGTCGGGTGAGCTCGCCATCAGCCTGCTGAACGCCGGCAAAGCCGAATTGCTCATCGCAGGAAAGAGCGTACAGCGAACGTCCACTGACGTGGCCATCGTGTCGCTTCCGAACCTGCAGGAGCAGAGCGTCGAAGCGGTGGATGGAAGATATTCGAGTGTCACGCTGACATTGCACACGGATGTGGTGACCAAGGCTCTGTCTGCGACGTTCGGAAGCGCGGCTCTGGACGATCTCGATCTGACGCCGAAGCTCGATTTGTCGACCAGTGCCGGGCAGATCCTGTTTCAGCTCATTCGTGCCAGTACGGCCGGCCTGCGTGACGGGATTCTTGCACGCTCGCCGAAAGCCAGTGCTCTGCTCTCGGAAGCCGCGATGCAGCTGATCCTAGAAAATGTTCCGCATCGGCTGACCGACCGCCTGAACCGCCATCCCATGGATGCGCCGCCTCGCCACGTCAGGCGGGCCGTCGATTACATGCGGGCCAACCTGCATCTGCCGCTGACGATCGCCGATATTGCCGGGAATGTCGGGATCAGCAGCCGGTTGCTGCAATCGGGATTTCGCCGAATCCACGGCACGACGCCGGTCGCCTATCTGCGCAGAATTCGACTCGAAGCGATCCACGACGAGCTGTCGCGACCGGAGAATCTGCTCCCGGTCAGCGAGGTCGCGTTGAAATGGGGCTTTACCCACATGGGCCGGTTTGCGGCGTCCTACCGTGCAGCGTTCGGCCTATATCCGTCGGAGACAGTCCGTCGCGCCCGGGGATTCTGCGGCTGA
- a CDS encoding BA14K family protein encodes MNAAFKGSGWQVPCTHSNEAGNSMRNDHMSKIVLMAAVGVALLSTSAMSAPLQTNPGLAATAPEMTEQVWCRYGQCYDNGAGVGGLVGGLIGGAIAAGAASAAAQQEAAAAQQHATSCAQRYRSYDPATNTFAAKDGRRYPCQ; translated from the coding sequence GTGAACGCCGCGTTCAAGGGAAGCGGGTGGCAGGTGCCCTGCACCCACAGCAATGAAGCAGGAAATTCGATGCGAAACGATCACATGTCAAAAATCGTCCTGATGGCCGCCGTCGGCGTCGCGCTGTTGTCGACCTCCGCGATGTCGGCGCCGTTACAGACCAATCCGGGCCTTGCTGCCACGGCGCCTGAAATGACCGAGCAGGTCTGGTGCCGTTACGGACAGTGCTATGACAACGGCGCCGGTGTGGGCGGACTGGTCGGTGGCCTCATCGGCGGCGCGATCGCAGCCGGTGCAGCCAGCGCCGCCGCGCAGCAGGAAGCGGCGGCCGCCCAGCAACACGCGACCTCCTGCGCGCAACGTTATCGCTCGTACGATCCGGCGACGAATACATTCGCGGCAAAGGATGGCCGGCGCTATCCCTGCCAGTGA
- the cpaB gene encoding Flp pilus assembly protein CpaB gives MNTARIVVLVIALGAGGVAAYLASGYQNIPAPVLPVVEKLPTIEVLVAKNDIQLGQAVKPEDLVWQAWPAATASGAFIRRDNRPEAQTQLTGSIARVPLMQGEPIREQKLVKAEGSGFMAAILPSGMRAVSTEISAETGAGGFILPNDRVDIVLTRRLKNPDGGNNNGPTGGNDLILSEVILTNIRVLAIDQAPKEKDGQNAVVGKTVTLELRPDQVATLSAARQGGTLTLALRSIVDANAIDGTPEEAVKRPGGVNVIRYGVQARQLTSQK, from the coding sequence ATGAACACCGCACGCATTGTCGTTCTCGTCATCGCACTGGGCGCCGGCGGCGTCGCTGCGTATCTGGCGAGCGGCTATCAGAATATTCCCGCACCCGTCCTTCCCGTCGTCGAGAAGCTGCCGACGATCGAGGTTCTGGTCGCCAAGAACGACATCCAGCTCGGTCAGGCCGTGAAGCCCGAGGACCTGGTATGGCAGGCCTGGCCGGCGGCGACCGCGAGCGGCGCTTTCATCCGTCGCGACAACAGGCCCGAGGCGCAGACCCAGCTCACCGGCTCGATCGCGCGCGTGCCGTTGATGCAGGGCGAGCCGATCCGCGAGCAGAAGCTGGTCAAGGCCGAGGGCTCCGGCTTCATGGCCGCGATCCTGCCGTCGGGCATGCGCGCCGTCTCCACCGAGATTTCCGCCGAGACCGGCGCCGGCGGATTCATCCTGCCGAACGACCGCGTCGACATCGTGCTGACCCGCCGCCTGAAGAATCCTGACGGCGGCAACAACAACGGCCCGACCGGCGGCAACGACCTCATCCTGTCCGAGGTCATCCTGACCAATATCCGCGTGCTCGCGATCGACCAGGCGCCGAAAGAAAAGGACGGCCAGAACGCCGTCGTCGGCAAGACCGTCACGCTCGAGCTCAGGCCCGACCAGGTCGCCACGCTCTCGGCCGCGCGCCAAGGCGGCACGCTGACGCTCGCGCTGCGCAGCATCGTGGATGCCAACGCCATCGACGGCACGCCTGAGGAGGCGGTCAAGCGTCCGGGCGGTGTGAACGTGATCCGTTACGGGGTGCAGGCGCGGCAGCTGACGTCACAGAAGTGA
- a CDS encoding type II and III secretion system protein family protein encodes MNYGEDRMGLRLRGKRARSSLAGAMLMLGLVAAPDFVTAADAPVGDQAPMQAPPDLSISPVSTIASARTRFLSLGVGKSVVIDLPREVKDVLVADPKIANAVIRSAQRAYIIGGQVGQTNVVFFTADGQQVAAYDIAVKRDLNGMRAALRQSLPGVQIEGVGDSVMLTGSVSSPVEAQQAGDVAAKLVGGSDKVVNNIVVRGRDQVMLKVVVGEVRRDIVKQLGVDLSASLNAGTAVVNFNNTNPFTVSGGPLVGTNGLGVAGMAKGVATVSATMRAMETAGVMRTLAEPSLTAISGESATFIAGGEFPIPAGYSCDPITHVCTTQISYKKFGISLNFTPVVLSEGRISLRVMTEVSELSNQQAITVTQAVSSSVNNSITIPSIQTRRAETTLEIPSGGSMAMAGLIQQQTKQAINGLPGIDQVPILGALFRSQDFVNNETELMVIVTPYVVRAVAQKELSRPDDGFAPASDAQTALLGRMNRLYGIAGRRVDPIDGFRGDFGFIID; translated from the coding sequence ATGAACTACGGGGAAGATCGGATGGGCCTGCGCCTTCGGGGGAAGCGCGCGCGCTCGTCCTTAGCAGGGGCAATGCTGATGCTGGGGCTGGTCGCAGCCCCCGATTTCGTCACCGCCGCGGATGCGCCGGTCGGCGACCAGGCGCCGATGCAGGCGCCGCCGGATCTCAGCATATCGCCGGTTTCGACCATTGCATCGGCCCGCACGCGGTTCCTCTCGCTTGGCGTGGGCAAATCCGTCGTCATCGACCTGCCGCGCGAGGTCAAGGACGTGCTGGTGGCCGATCCCAAGATCGCCAACGCGGTGATCCGCTCGGCCCAGCGCGCCTACATCATCGGCGGCCAGGTCGGCCAGACCAATGTCGTGTTCTTCACCGCCGACGGCCAGCAGGTCGCCGCCTACGACATCGCGGTGAAGCGCGATCTCAACGGCATGCGCGCGGCGCTGCGCCAGTCGCTGCCGGGCGTGCAGATCGAAGGCGTCGGCGACAGCGTGATGCTGACCGGCTCGGTGTCGAGCCCGGTCGAGGCCCAGCAGGCCGGTGACGTCGCCGCAAAGCTCGTCGGCGGCTCGGACAAGGTCGTCAACAACATCGTCGTGCGCGGCCGCGACCAGGTGATGCTCAAGGTCGTCGTCGGCGAAGTCAGGCGCGACATCGTCAAGCAGCTCGGCGTCGATCTCAGCGCCAGCCTGAACGCCGGCACTGCGGTGGTGAATTTCAACAATACGAACCCGTTCACGGTCTCCGGCGGCCCGCTGGTCGGCACCAACGGGCTCGGCGTCGCCGGCATGGCCAAGGGCGTGGCCACCGTCAGTGCCACAATGCGCGCGATGGAAACCGCCGGCGTGATGCGCACCTTGGCCGAACCGAGCCTGACGGCGATCTCGGGCGAATCCGCGACCTTCATCGCGGGCGGCGAATTCCCGATTCCCGCAGGCTATTCCTGCGATCCCATCACCCACGTCTGTACCACCCAGATCTCCTACAAGAAGTTCGGCATCTCGCTGAACTTCACGCCGGTCGTGCTCAGCGAAGGCCGCATCAGCCTGCGGGTCATGACCGAGGTCTCGGAGCTGTCGAACCAGCAGGCGATCACCGTGACGCAGGCGGTGTCGTCGTCCGTGAACAACTCGATCACGATCCCCTCGATCCAGACCCGCCGCGCCGAGACCACGCTGGAAATTCCCTCGGGCGGCTCGATGGCGATGGCCGGCCTGATCCAGCAGCAGACCAAGCAGGCGATCAACGGCCTGCCCGGAATCGACCAGGTGCCGATCCTCGGCGCGCTGTTCCGCAGCCAGGACTTCGTCAACAACGAGACCGAGCTGATGGTGATCGTGACGCCCTACGTGGTGCGCGCGGTCGCCCAGAAAGAATTGTCGCGGCCCGATGACGGCTTTGCACCGGCCTCGGATGCGCAGACCGCGCTGCTCGGCCGCATGAACCGCCTCTATGGCATCGCGGGCCGCCGCGTCGATCCGATCGACGGCTTCCGCGGCGATTTCGGCTTCATCATCGACTGA
- a CDS encoding CpaD family pilus assembly protein has protein sequence MTKMTADRRRSLRIALALTGLSVLLGACNTTGEIVTQTVPTDYRQRHPIAVQEGKKSIVIFVGKARGGLSAAQHADVAGIARDWVREGTGAVVVDVPVDTANSRAAAATYQEIRSVLASGGVPSRAIVQHRYRPEDPGLLPTIRLSYSKITAVAGPCGLWPEDVGPSILDPGYNENHPYFNLGCASQRNLAAMIDNPADLEQPRAETPAYTARREIAFDRYRKGSTTATTYPESDRAKLSDTGK, from the coding sequence ATGACGAAGATGACAGCCGATCGACGTCGCAGCTTACGGATTGCGCTGGCGCTGACGGGGCTCTCCGTCCTGCTCGGCGCCTGCAACACCACTGGCGAAATCGTCACCCAGACGGTGCCGACCGACTACCGCCAGCGCCACCCGATCGCGGTGCAGGAAGGCAAGAAGTCGATCGTGATCTTCGTCGGCAAGGCCAGAGGCGGCCTCTCGGCCGCGCAGCACGCCGACGTCGCCGGCATCGCCCGGGACTGGGTGCGCGAAGGCACCGGCGCCGTCGTGGTCGACGTGCCCGTGGACACCGCGAATTCACGCGCCGCGGCGGCGACCTATCAGGAGATCCGCTCCGTGCTCGCCTCCGGCGGCGTGCCGTCGCGCGCCATCGTCCAGCATCGCTACCGCCCCGAGGATCCCGGACTGCTGCCGACCATCCGCCTGAGCTATTCGAAGATCACGGCCGTCGCGGGCCCCTGCGGGCTGTGGCCGGAAGACGTCGGTCCGTCCATCCTCGATCCCGGCTACAACGAGAACCATCCCTACTTCAATCTCGGCTGCGCCAGCCAGCGTAACCTCGCGGCCATGATCGACAATCCCGCCGACCTCGAGCAGCCGCGCGCGGAGACGCCGGCCTATACCGCGCGGCGCGAGATCGCCTTCGACCGTTACCGCAAGGGCTCGACGACCGCGACCACCTATCCAGAGTCCGACAGGGCCAAACTGAGCGACACAGGCAAATGA